The following coding sequences lie in one Arachis ipaensis cultivar K30076 chromosome B03, Araip1.1, whole genome shotgun sequence genomic window:
- the LOC107633536 gene encoding uncharacterized protein LOC107633536, which produces MPFIELYIEFEQFEADRNIEREDYISNSEEEFESNYEVVGPEGDEVQGDGTMEANVTDVENALANDHPFEEPSFMRALDLEAMHAPEFPQYMNANGEFSMEIEFSSREAVIMAMKDYTIRRGVDYRVYESEPLTFYAKCTQYGSGCDWLIRVSMISRKYCWVIRRYNGSHTCTRATISQDHSKLDSNTIAEAIKPLVEADPSIKVKSVIAEVQSKFNYTISYRKAWLVKQKSVKKIFGGWEASYEALPIWFEAMCHKEPSAVVHFETMHAYQGDDLVIDIRVLHRVFWSYYPCIRAFRHCKPVVQVDGIHLYGKYKGCLLVAVSQDDNNNIVPIAFAIVEGETSDAWHFFLSNLRQHVVTRDGVGLISDRHESINAAVARSNGTWSPPRAFHMICIRHIK; this is translated from the exons ATGCCGTTCATTGAGTTGTATATTGAGTTTGAGCAATTTGAGGCCGACCGAAATATCGAACGGGAAGATTACATTAGTAACAGTGAAGAAGAGTTTGAAAGCAATTACGAAGTTGTTGGTCCAGAGGGAGACGAAGTTCAAGGTGATGGCACTATGGAGGCAAATGTGACAGACGTGGAAAATGCATTGGCAAACGACCATCCGTTTGAGGAACCATCTTTCATGCGAGCGTTggatttggaagccatgcatgctCCGGAGTTTCCTCAATATATGAATGCAA ATGGTGAATTTTCCATGGAAATAGAATTCAGTTCCAGGGAAGCTGTTATTATGGCGATGAAAGATTATACTATTCGAAGAGGTGTAGACTACAGAGTGTATGAGTCGGAGCCGCTGACCTTTTATGCCAAGTGTACGCAGTATGGATCAGGctgtgattggcttatcagggtTAGCATGATCAGCAGAAAGTACTGTTGGGTTATAAGGAGGTATAATGGTAGTCACACTTGTACCAGAGCAACCATTTCTCAGGATCATTCGAAGCTGGATTCAAACACTATTGCAGAAGCGATAAAGCCGTTGGTTGAGGCTGACCCCTCGATAAAGGTGAAATCAGTTATTGCGGAAGTGCAGTCAAAGTTCAATTACACCATCAGCTATCGGAAAGCATGGTTGGTAAAGCAAAAGTCAGTGAAAAAAATTTTTGGAGGTTGGGAAGCATCGTACGAAGCTTTGCCCATATGGTTTGAGGCAATGTGTCATAAGGAGCCATCAGCAGTCGTCCATTTTGAGACTATGCATGCATATCAAGGTGATGACTTGGTTATTGATATCCGGGTGTTGCATCgagtcttctggagttattacccATGTATTAGAGCATTCAGACATTGTAAACCCGTTGTCCAGGTAGATGGGATCCACTTGTACGGAAAGTATAAGGGTTGTCTGTTGGTTGCAGTTTCACAGGATGATAACAACAATATCGTCCCAATTGCATTTGCTATtgtggagggagagacttctgatgcatGGCACTTTTTTCTTAGTAACCTGCGACAACATGTGGTGACTCGAGATGGTGTGGGACTGATCTCTGATCGACATGAATCCATCAATGCAGCTGTGGCCCGCAGTAACGGAACTTGGTCGCCTCCCAGAGCCTTCCACATGATTTGCATCAGGCATATAAAGTAG
- the LOC107630880 gene encoding probable beta-1,4-xylosyltransferase IRX10L — translation MGPLKWALLGVLLSASLFAIDSVELRRNQPTERISGSAGDVLEDDPVGRLKVFVYELPSKYNKKILQKDPRCLNHMFAAEIFMHRFLLSSPVRTLNPEEADWFYTPVYTTCDLTPNGLPLPFKSPRMMRSAIQLISANWPYWNRTEGADHFFVVPHDFGACFHYQEEKAIERGILPLLQRATLVQTFGQRNHVCLKEGSITIPPYAPPQKMHTHLIPDKTPRSIFVYFRGLFYDVGNDPEGGYYARGARAAVWENFKDNPLFDISTEHPTTYYEDMQRAVFCLCPLGWAPWSPRLVEAVIFGCIPVIIADDIVLPFADAIPWEEIGVFVDEEDVPKLDTILTSIPPEVILRKQRLLANPSMKQAMLFPQPAQPGDAFHQVLNGLARKLPHDKNAFLKPGEKVLNWTAGPVGDLKPW, via the exons ATGGGACCTTTGAAGTGGGCTCTTCTTGGGGTTCTTCTTTCTGCTTCTCTCTTTGCGATTGATTCGGTCGAGCTGCGCAGGAACCAACCCACCGAAAGGATATCAG GTAGTGCTGGTGATGTATTGGAAGATGATCCAGTGGGAAGGTTGAAAGTTTTTGTTTATGAACTTCCAAGTAAATATAATAAGAAAATTCTGCAAAAGGACCCGAGATGCCTCAACCATATGTTTGCTGCCGAGATCTTTATGCACCGGTTTCTGTTATCTAGCCCTGTCCGAACTCTTAATCCTGAAGAAGCTGATTGGTTTTATACCCCTGTATATACTACCTGTGACTTGACACCAAATGGTCTCCCTTTGCCCTTCAAATCACCACGAATGATGAGAAGTGCCATACAGCTTATTTCTGCAAATTGGCCATATTGGAACCGGACAGAAGGTGCTGATCATTTCTTTGTAGTTCCTCATGACTTTGGGGCATGTTTTCATTATCAA GAAGAAAAGGCAATTGAGAGAGGGATTCTTCCGCTGCTACAGCGTGCAACATTGGTTCAAACATTTGGACAGAGGAATCATGTATGCTTGAAAGAGGGCTCAATCACCATTCCTCCATATGCTCCACCACAAAAAATGCATACACACTTAATTCCTGATAAGACCCCCAGGTCCATTTTTGTTTACTTCAGAGGACTTTTTTATGATGTTGGAAATGACCCTGAAGGTGGATACTATGCAAG AGGTGCAAGAGCAGCAGTGTGGGAGAACTTTAAGGACAATCCATTATTTGACATTTCCACCGAACATCCAACCACATACTATGAGGACATGCAACGAGCCGTGTTTTGTTTGTGTCCGCTTGGATGGGCCCCTTGGAGCCCAAGATTGGTTGAGGCTGTGATATTTGGTTGCATCCCTGTTATTATTGCAGATGATATTGTCCTGCCATTTGCTGATGCAATTCCATGGGAAGAGATTGGGGTGTTTGTCGATGAGGAGGATGTCCCTAAGTTGGATACTATACTCACATCCATCCCACCAGAAGTTATACTAAGGAAACAAAGATTGCTTGCTAACCCTTCCATGAAGCAAGCTATGCTTTTCCCGCAACCTGCTCAACCGGGAGATGCTTTCCATCAAGTTTTGAATGGCCTTGCCCGGAAATTGCCACACGACAAGAATGCGTTCTTGAAACCAGGGGAGAAGGTCTTGAATTGGACTGCTGGACCTGTGGGTGACCTTAAACCTTGGTAG